AAGCCAGTCAGGACGCGGGTTTCAGCCGTTGAGCCCCTCGCGAGACCAGCCGAAAAAGCGGGGACTCACCCCCTCACTGATGCTGTCGAGGCGTTCCTGCTCACGAAGCGCGTGGCCTGATGTACTGAGGCCACGCTCCAGGTCTACACCTGGTGGCTGCGCCGGCTGCTGGTCGGGGTCGAGGTGACGGCGCTCAGTATGCGCCAGTTCCTCGTCACCCTCCAGGCCGCCTCTCTGTCCCTGAGCAGCCAGCACCAGGCGTACCGGACGCTCAAGACGTTCTTCCGGTGGTGCGTTGACGCCGGCGTGCTCGCCGAGAGCCCTCGGCGCGGATTCACCATGCGCACGCCGAAGACGCTCCCCGACGTGCCCTCCGAGGACGAACTGCGCGCCGTGCTTGCGGCGTGCCCCGACACCCTCGAAGGGATCCGCAACCGTACCATGGTCCTGACCCTCGCCGACGCTGGCCTGCGCGCCGGCGAACTGCTGCACCTGCTGGTCGAGGACTGGCGGGCCTCCGACCGCGGCCTGTTCGTGCGCGCCGGCAAAGGCTGCAAAGACCGCGTGGCCTTCATCGGGCCGACCACGACGCGGGCCCTGAAGGCGTGGCTGGCCCGGCATCCGTAGCCGTCACCCGAGGCGTTCCTGTTCACAGACCGGCATGGGAAACCGCTCAAGTACCGCCACCTAGTGCAGATCCTCCACCGGCTCTCGGCCAAGGCCGGCCTGCCACCGCACCGACGGCTGCACCCTCACGCGCTCCGACACTTCGCGGCGACGGCCTGGCTTCGGGCGGGCGCGGGGTTGGACGAAGTGCGCCGGTTACTGGGGCACGAGAGCCTGAATACCACGCTGCGCTACAGCAGCCTGGTAGGAGCCGACCTGCAGCGGGCGCACCGGAAGGCTGGGGCGATTGAACGGCTGTGGCTGGAGTGAAGGCCTCTGCGCTGGCGTGGGTAGCATGGGGTCTCGGGAGGTGAGCGCGCAGTTCGGAAGAGCGAGCCTGCTCGAAAGCCCCTTCCCGCCCCGGGACGGAGGCGGACAAGCGGCCGATAATCTAGGTGAGAGGACTGGCATGCCCGGAGGAGAAGCAAAGCAGGAGCCTTTCAGTCTCCTGGAGGAGGAACCCGATGGCAGAGGTTGACATCATCCACCACGCCTCGTGTGAGGACCTCTCCGCGCTGGAAGACAACTCCGTCACCCTCACGGTGACCTCGCCGCCATACTGGAACGCGATAGACTACGACATCCATGAGAGGGACCCGAACCGCTGGTACCGGACGCGGAAATACGCCTTCGGGTACAAGGAATACGACGAGTACCTGGACTGGGTCGAGCGCATCTTCGGGGGTGTCCTCGCCAAGACCCGACCTGGAGGCTACTGCGCCGTGGTCATCGGCACGGTCCTGCTGAACGGCCGCCACTACCCCGTCCCGTTCGACCTCGCCGCCCGGCTGTCCAGGTCCGGATGGGAGTTTCACCAGGACATTGTCTGGCACAAGGTCACCGGCGGGGTGAAGCGTGCGGGCGTCACCATCCAGAAGCCCTACCCCGGCTACTTCTACCCGAACATCATGACGGAGTACATCCTTGTCTTCCGTAGGCCCGGCAAGGCGATCTACACAGGCCGGTCCCGGTCGAGCCTGGACAGGGCCCGCATCCCCATCAACCGCGTGTTCACGATGGACGTGGCCAACACGGTCTGGCATATCGCGCCGGTTCCACCGGGCCACCTCC
The DNA window shown above is from Armatimonadota bacterium and carries:
- a CDS encoding site-specific DNA-methyltransferase; translated protein: MAEVDIIHHASCEDLSALEDNSVTLTVTSPPYWNAIDYDIHERDPNRWYRTRKYAFGYKEYDEYLDWVERIFGGVLAKTRPGGYCAVVIGTVLLNGRHYPVPFDLAARLSRSGWEFHQDIVWHKVTGGVKRAGVTIQKPYPGYFYPNIMTEYILVFRRPGKAIYTGRSRSSLDRARIPINRVFTMDVANTVWHIAPVPPGHLHHPCPFPEEIPYRLIQLYSYPGDLVLDPFAGSGQTLKVAKHLGRHFVGYDTVKKYVYYAQRRLDEPLAVRQKQLIAVFDSVPIDSPLAGPGRHGKGHGPRRRPRARREEEMLLLFT